One Mixta gaviniae genomic window carries:
- the fdx gene encoding ISC system 2Fe-2S type ferredoxin, translating into MPKIVFLPHQDLLPEGGVFDAAQGETILDVALRNGIDLEHACEKSCACTTCHCIVREGFDSLPESSEDEDDMLDKAWGLEPESRLSCQARVTDEDLVVEIPRYTINHAREH; encoded by the coding sequence ATGCCTAAAATTGTTTTTTTGCCCCATCAGGATCTGCTGCCGGAAGGCGGCGTGTTCGACGCCGCACAGGGCGAAACCATCCTTGACGTCGCCCTGCGCAACGGCATCGATCTGGAGCATGCCTGCGAAAAATCATGCGCCTGCACCACCTGCCACTGCATCGTGCGCGAAGGCTTCGACTCGCTGCCGGAAAGCAGCGAAGACGAAGACGACATGCTGGATAAAGCCTGGGGACTGGAGCCGGAAAGCCGCCTCAGCTGCCAGGCGCGGGTAACCGACGAAGACCTGGTGGTGGAAATTCCACGCTACACCATCAACCACGCGCGCGAACATTAA